In a genomic window of Nocardia fluminea:
- the dtd gene encoding D-aminoacyl-tRNA deacylase, giving the protein MRVLLQRVTSAQVSVDDQVVGRIDPAATGVPHGLLALVGATHTDTAATAKALADKAYRLRILDGERSAADLDAPILVVSQFTLYANTAKGRRPSWNAAAPGSHAEPLVDVFAETLRELGATVATGKFGAHMQIQLTNDGPVTVLLEG; this is encoded by the coding sequence GTGCGAGTACTGCTGCAGCGTGTGACCAGCGCCCAGGTGAGCGTCGACGATCAGGTCGTGGGACGCATCGACCCGGCGGCGACGGGTGTTCCCCACGGCCTCCTCGCCCTCGTCGGCGCTACCCACACCGACACGGCGGCCACCGCGAAAGCCTTGGCGGACAAGGCATATCGCTTGCGCATCCTCGACGGTGAACGCTCCGCCGCCGACCTGGACGCCCCCATCCTGGTGGTCAGCCAGTTCACCCTCTACGCCAACACCGCCAAGGGCCGACGTCCCTCCTGGAACGCCGCAGCTCCCGGCTCCCACGCCGAACCCCTCGTCGACGTCTTCGCCGAAACACTGCGCGAACTGGGCGCCACCGTGGCCACCGGAAAATTCGGCGCTCACATGCAGATCCAGCTCACCAACGACGGCCCGGTGACCGTCCTGCTCGAAGGCTGA
- the map gene encoding type I methionyl aminopeptidase, producing MVFNRKKKVVPFRSAGELDAMQAAGAIVGATLVAVRAAAKPGVSTLELDEVAEATIRDAGAVPSFKGYHGFPGSICSSVNDRVVHGIPSARDILAEGDLVSIDCGAILDGWHGDSAWTFGIGNIIEADHLLSEATRLSMETGIAAMLPGNRLTDVSHAIELGTRAAEQAHGRQYGIVDGYGGHAIGREMHMDPFLPNEGAPGKGPRLVVGSVLAIEPMLTLGTTETKTLDDDWTVVTTDGTRAAHWEHSVAVTEDGPRILTLRPE from the coding sequence ATGGTCTTCAACCGTAAGAAGAAGGTCGTGCCGTTCCGTTCGGCGGGCGAGCTGGATGCCATGCAGGCAGCCGGCGCGATCGTCGGTGCGACGCTGGTGGCCGTTCGCGCGGCGGCCAAGCCCGGCGTCTCGACGCTGGAGCTCGACGAGGTCGCCGAGGCGACGATCCGCGACGCGGGCGCTGTCCCGTCGTTCAAGGGTTATCACGGGTTCCCCGGCTCGATCTGCTCTTCGGTCAACGACCGTGTGGTGCACGGGATCCCCTCGGCGAGAGACATTCTCGCCGAGGGCGATCTCGTGTCCATCGACTGCGGCGCCATCCTCGACGGCTGGCACGGCGACTCGGCGTGGACCTTCGGCATCGGCAACATCATCGAGGCCGACCACCTGCTGAGCGAGGCGACCAGGCTCTCGATGGAGACCGGCATCGCGGCGATGCTGCCGGGCAACCGGTTGACCGACGTCTCGCACGCCATCGAGCTGGGTACGCGCGCGGCCGAACAGGCGCACGGCCGTCAGTACGGCATCGTCGACGGTTACGGTGGCCACGCCATCGGCCGCGAGATGCACATGGATCCGTTCCTGCCCAACGAAGGCGCGCCCGGTAAGGGCCCGCGCCTGGTGGTCGGGTCGGTATTGGCGATCGAGCCGATGCTGACGCTCGGAACCACCGAGACCAAGACACTCGATGACGACTGGACCGTGGTGACCACCGACGGGACACGCGCGGCGCACTGGGAGCACAGCGTCGCCGTCACCGAGGACGGGCCGCGCATTCTGACGCTGCGCCCCGAGTAG
- a CDS encoding adenylate kinase, which produces MRVVLLGPPGAGKGTQAVLLSEKLGVPHISTGDLFRANISQQTALGREAQKYMDAGDLVPSDVTNRMVEARVGEPDAANGFVLDGYPRTVDQADALKKILEHNGTTLDAVLCFVVAEDTVVERMLARGRADDTEDVIRNRLRVYREETEPLLEYYDGLVVTVDGIGEVDEVNARALKALGQ; this is translated from the coding sequence GTGAGAGTTGTTCTGCTCGGTCCGCCGGGTGCCGGCAAAGGTACTCAGGCCGTCCTGCTGTCAGAGAAGCTGGGCGTTCCGCACATCTCCACCGGAGACCTCTTCCGCGCGAACATCAGCCAGCAGACCGCCCTCGGTCGCGAGGCACAGAAGTACATGGACGCGGGCGACCTCGTCCCCAGCGACGTCACCAACCGCATGGTCGAGGCGCGTGTCGGCGAGCCCGACGCCGCGAACGGTTTCGTGCTCGACGGTTACCCGCGCACGGTCGACCAGGCCGACGCGTTGAAGAAGATCCTCGAGCACAACGGCACCACGCTCGACGCGGTGCTGTGCTTCGTGGTCGCCGAGGACACCGTGGTCGAGCGCATGCTCGCCCGTGGGCGCGCCGACGACACCGAGGACGTCATCCGCAACCGGCTGCGGGTCTACCGTGAGGAGACCGAGCCGCTGCTCGAGTACTACGACGGTCTGGTCGTGACCGTCGACGGCATCGGCGAAGTCGACGAGGTCAACGCGCGGGCGCTGAAGGCGCTCGGTCAGTAA
- the secY gene encoding preprotein translocase subunit SecY: MLSAFVSAFRTPDLRRKILFTLGLIALYRLGAALPSPGVDYQNVQECVKLVSGGESAGIYQLINLFSGGALLQLSVFAIGIMPYITASIIIQLLTVVIPRFEELRKEGQSGQTKMTQYTRYLSVALAILQATGLVALAARGQLLQGCNEPILADTSIFGMIIIVLVMTAGASLVMWFGEQITERGVGNGMSLLIFAGIAARIPLDGKAILDTRGGLVFGLVCVAVLAIIVAVIFVEQGQRRIPVQYAKRVVGRKMYGGSSTYLPLKVNQAGVIPVIFASSLLYLPNLVAQLTSSSTTTDPSWWQEIIQKYLVDPTNPVYIAIYFGLIVFFTYFYVAITFNPEERADEMKKFGGFIPGYRPGKPTADYLNYVLSRITLPGSIYLGAVTVLPSLFLGAGSTGQSANMAFGGAAVLIMVSVGLDTVKQIESQLMNRNYEGFLK, from the coding sequence GTGCTTTCCGCCTTCGTATCGGCCTTCCGGACTCCGGACTTACGGCGGAAGATTCTCTTCACGCTGGGGTTGATCGCGCTGTACCGGTTGGGTGCCGCGCTGCCGTCCCCCGGTGTCGACTACCAGAACGTCCAGGAATGCGTGAAGCTGGTCTCCGGCGGTGAATCCGCCGGTATCTACCAGCTCATCAACCTCTTCTCCGGTGGCGCGCTCCTGCAGCTGTCGGTGTTCGCGATCGGCATCATGCCGTACATCACCGCGAGCATCATCATCCAGCTGCTGACCGTCGTCATCCCGCGGTTCGAGGAACTGCGCAAGGAAGGCCAATCCGGCCAGACCAAGATGACGCAGTACACCAGGTACCTGTCGGTCGCGTTGGCGATTCTGCAGGCCACCGGTCTCGTCGCGCTGGCCGCTCGCGGTCAGCTGCTGCAGGGCTGCAACGAGCCGATCCTCGCCGACACCAGCATCTTCGGCATGATCATCATCGTGCTGGTGATGACCGCCGGTGCGTCGCTGGTCATGTGGTTCGGCGAGCAGATCACCGAGCGCGGTGTCGGCAACGGCATGTCGCTGCTCATCTTCGCGGGTATCGCCGCGCGAATCCCGCTCGACGGCAAGGCGATTCTCGACACCCGCGGCGGCCTGGTCTTCGGTCTGGTGTGTGTCGCGGTACTGGCGATCATCGTCGCCGTGATCTTCGTGGAGCAGGGCCAGCGCCGGATCCCGGTGCAGTACGCCAAGCGAGTGGTGGGCCGCAAGATGTACGGCGGCTCCTCCACCTATCTGCCGTTGAAGGTCAACCAGGCCGGCGTCATCCCGGTGATCTTCGCGTCCTCGCTGCTGTATCTGCCCAACCTGGTCGCGCAGCTCACCTCGTCGAGCACCACGACTGATCCGAGTTGGTGGCAGGAGATCATCCAGAAGTATCTGGTCGACCCGACCAATCCGGTCTACATCGCCATCTACTTCGGCTTGATCGTGTTCTTCACCTACTTCTACGTCGCGATCACCTTCAACCCGGAGGAACGCGCCGACGAGATGAAGAAGTTCGGTGGCTTCATCCCGGGCTATCGTCCGGGCAAGCCGACCGCTGATTACCTGAATTATGTTCTGAGTCGCATCACCCTGCCCGGCTCGATCTACCTCGGTGCGGTCACCGTGCTGCCGAGCTTGTTCCTCGGTGCGGGCAGCACGGGCCAGTCAGCGAACATGGCCTTCGGCGGTGCCGCGGTGCTCATCATGGTCAGCGTGGGTCTCGACACGGTCAAGCAGATCGAGAGCCAGCTGATGAATCGAAATTACGAAGGGTTCCTCAAGTGA
- the rplO gene encoding 50S ribosomal protein L15 — MTIKLHHLRPAPGSKTEKTRVGRGEGSKGKTAGRGTKGTKARKNVPAAFEGGQMPLHMRLPKLRGFTNRFRVEYQVVNVGRIAELFPQGGVIGKAELVEAGAVRKNELVKVLGDGEIGVAIQVTADKVTGSAKEKITAAGGTVTELA, encoded by the coding sequence ATGACCATCAAATTGCACCACCTGCGTCCCGCCCCTGGCTCCAAGACCGAGAAGACCCGTGTGGGTCGCGGTGAGGGTTCCAAGGGTAAGACCGCCGGTCGCGGTACCAAGGGCACCAAGGCACGCAAGAACGTCCCCGCGGCGTTCGAGGGTGGCCAGATGCCGCTGCACATGCGTCTGCCGAAGCTTCGCGGCTTCACCAACCGCTTCCGGGTCGAGTACCAGGTCGTCAACGTTGGCCGCATCGCCGAGCTGTTCCCCCAGGGCGGCGTCATCGGTAAGGCAGAACTCGTCGAGGCGGGCGCCGTTCGCAAGAACGAGCTCGTCAAGGTTCTCGGCGACGGCGAGATCGGTGTCGCCATCCAGGTGACCGCCGACAAGGTGACCGGCTCCGCCAAGGAGAAGATCACCGCAGCCGGTGGCACTGTCACCGAACTGGCCTGA
- the rpmD gene encoding 50S ribosomal protein L30, whose product MADLKVTQIKSTIGAKSNQRDSLRTLGLRKIRQSVVREDNAQNRGLINVVRHLVTVEEV is encoded by the coding sequence ATGGCTGATCTCAAGGTGACTCAGATCAAGAGCACGATCGGTGCCAAGTCGAACCAGCGCGACAGCCTGCGGACGCTTGGTCTGCGGAAGATCCGCCAGTCGGTGGTTCGTGAGGACAACGCTCAGAACCGCGGTCTGATCAACGTCGTGCGCCACCTCGTAACAGTTGAGGAGGTCTAG
- the rpsE gene encoding 30S ribosomal protein S5: MPGRQRRDGGGGPAGPNSNNNSNAGGPEGNRRGGGDRRGGNDRGGNQAEKNQLERVVAINRVSKVVKGGRRFSFTALVIVGDGNGLVGVGYGKAKEVPAAIQKGVEEARKSFFRVPMIGSTITHPVQGEAAAGVVMLRPASPGTGVIAGGAARAVLECAGIHDILAKSLGSDNAINVVHATVAALKMLQRPEEVAARRGLPIEDVAPAGMLRARAGQGA; encoded by the coding sequence ATGCCGGGACGTCAGCGGCGCGATGGCGGCGGCGGACCCGCCGGACCGAACAGCAACAACAACAGCAACGCCGGAGGCCCCGAGGGCAACCGTCGTGGCGGTGGCGATCGTCGCGGTGGTAACGACCGTGGCGGTAACCAGGCCGAGAAGAACCAGCTCGAGCGCGTAGTCGCGATCAACCGTGTCTCCAAGGTCGTGAAGGGTGGTCGTCGCTTCAGCTTCACCGCCCTCGTGATCGTCGGTGACGGCAACGGTCTGGTCGGCGTCGGCTACGGCAAGGCCAAGGAAGTTCCCGCGGCCATCCAGAAGGGTGTCGAGGAGGCTCGTAAGAGCTTCTTCCGCGTCCCGATGATCGGCTCGACCATCACTCACCCCGTGCAGGGTGAGGCGGCGGCCGGTGTGGTCATGCTGCGTCCGGCTTCGCCCGGTACCGGTGTGATCGCGGGCGGCGCGGCTCGCGCCGTGCTCGAATGCGCAGGCATTCACGACATTCTGGCCAAGTCGCTCGGTAGCGACAATGCGATCAACGTCGTTCACGCGACGGTTGCCGCGCTCAAGATGCTCCAGCGTCCCGAAGAGGTCGCCGCTCGTCGCGGTCTGCCGATCGAGGATGTCGCTCCGGCGGGCATGCTGCGTGCGCGTGCGGGACAGGGAGCCTGA
- the rplR gene encoding 50S ribosomal protein L18, whose amino-acid sequence MAQTANQKAKRIPLGKDASTKRRLSKTRRHFRLRKKVEGTTERPRLVVNRSARHLHAQLIDDSVGKTIAAASSIEADVRALDGDKSARGAKVGQLIAERAKAAGIEAVVFDRGGHDYHGRIAALADAAREGGLKF is encoded by the coding sequence ATGGCGCAAACTGCTAACCAGAAGGCGAAGCGGATTCCGCTGGGCAAGGACGCTTCCACGAAGCGTCGCCTGTCGAAGACCCGCCGTCACTTCCGTCTTCGTAAGAAGGTCGAAGGCACCACCGAGCGTCCGCGCCTGGTGGTCAACCGCTCCGCGCGGCACCTGCACGCTCAGCTGATCGACGACTCGGTGGGCAAGACCATTGCCGCCGCTTCCTCGATCGAGGCCGACGTGCGTGCGCTCGACGGTGACAAGTCCGCCAGGGGCGCGAAGGTCGGTCAGCTGATCGCCGAGCGTGCCAAGGCTGCCGGTATCGAGGCGGTCGTGTTCGACCGTGGTGGTCACGACTACCACGGCCGTATCGCGGCGCTGGCCGATGCCGCTCGTGAAGGTGGGCTGAAGTTCTGA
- the rplF gene encoding 50S ribosomal protein L6 — protein sequence MSRIGKKPIEIPAGVDVNIDGQVVTVKGPKGTLSHTVAEPIVVTKGEGNELEVARPNDERANRSLHGLSRTLIANMIEGVTKGYEKKMEIFGVGYRVQAKGSNLEFALGYSHPVPIEAPAGITFAVESPTKFSVSGIDKQKVGQISAVIHGLRKPDPYKGKGIRYAGEVVRRKVGKTGK from the coding sequence ATGTCGCGTATTGGTAAGAAGCCCATCGAGATTCCGGCCGGCGTCGACGTCAACATCGACGGCCAGGTTGTCACGGTCAAGGGGCCCAAGGGCACCCTGTCGCACACCGTGGCCGAGCCCATCGTCGTCACCAAGGGTGAAGGCAATGAGCTTGAGGTTGCTCGTCCCAACGACGAGCGCGCGAACCGTTCGCTGCACGGCCTTTCCCGCACCCTGATCGCCAACATGATCGAGGGTGTCACCAAGGGCTACGAGAAGAAGATGGAAATCTTCGGCGTCGGTTACCGCGTTCAGGCCAAGGGTTCGAACCTCGAGTTCGCCCTCGGTTACAGCCACCCGGTGCCGATCGAGGCCCCGGCAGGCATCACCTTCGCGGTGGAATCGCCCACCAAGTTCTCGGTGTCCGGAATCGACAAGCAGAAGGTCGGTCAGATCTCCGCTGTCATCCACGGACTGCGTAAGCCCGACCCGTACAAGGGCAAGGGCATCCGCTACGCCGGCGAGGTCGTTCGCCGCAAGGTCGGAAAGACGGGTAAGTGA
- the rpsH gene encoding 30S ribosomal protein S8 yields the protein MTMTDPIADFLTRLRNANSAYHDQVKAPHSKIKVNIAEILKREGYIADYRTEDATVGKAIVVDLKYGPSRERSLQGLRRVSKPGLRVYAKSTNLPKVLGGLGVAIISTSTGLLTDRQAAKQGVGGEVLAYVW from the coding sequence ATGACCATGACTGATCCGATCGCAGACTTCTTGACGCGTCTGCGCAACGCCAACTCGGCGTACCACGATCAGGTGAAGGCGCCCCACTCGAAGATCAAGGTGAACATCGCCGAGATCCTCAAGCGTGAGGGCTACATCGCCGATTACCGCACCGAAGACGCGACCGTTGGCAAGGCCATCGTCGTCGATCTGAAGTACGGCCCCAGCCGTGAGCGCAGCCTGCAGGGCCTGCGTCGCGTCTCGAAGCCGGGTCTGCGTGTGTACGCGAAGTCCACCAACCTGCCCAAGGTCCTCGGCGGCCTCGGCGTGGCGATCATTTCCACGTCGACCGGTCTGCTCACCGACCGTCAGGCGGCCAAGCAGGGCGTCGGGGGCGAAGTCCTCGCCTACGTCTGGTAA